Proteins from a single region of Candidatus Binatia bacterium:
- a CDS encoding c-type cytochrome yields the protein MRARAIIAAITVFATSSALAPSASSTGDASAGAQLVQANGCAGCHGAQFQGGLGPALYGIEHRLSAAQIASHIKNPTAPMPNNGFTDTQIAGIVAYISGLDGSAGVRRRPVVVFKPSVPTEEATIAVTFSGTPPRAVRAQPVMQMAKGPASTPTVTLHPSATDPHVFTGRVRFSMGGPWAVQIEYDGNTMSVPLNVGS from the coding sequence GTGCGCGCCAGAGCAATCATTGCGGCCATAACCGTTTTCGCCACGTCGAGCGCGCTGGCGCCTAGCGCGTCAAGCACGGGCGATGCAAGTGCCGGCGCGCAACTCGTGCAGGCCAACGGGTGCGCCGGCTGTCACGGCGCGCAGTTCCAAGGCGGGCTCGGACCGGCGCTCTACGGCATTGAGCACCGGCTGTCTGCCGCGCAGATCGCGTCCCATATCAAGAACCCAACCGCGCCGATGCCCAACAACGGCTTTACCGATACGCAGATCGCCGGCATCGTCGCTTACATCTCGGGTCTCGATGGCAGCGCCGGCGTGCGGCGGCGCCCCGTCGTCGTGTTCAAGCCGTCCGTACCCACCGAGGAAGCGACTATTGCGGTCACGTTCTCCGGCACGCCGCCGCGGGCCGTCAGAGCTCAACCCGTCATGCAGATGGCCAAAGGACCGGCGAGCACGCCGACGGTGACGCTGCATCCGTCGGCGACCGATCCGCACGTTTTCACCGGACGCGTCCGTTTTTCGATGGGCGGACCCTGGGCGGTGCAGATCGAGTACGACGGCAACACGATGAGCGTACCGCTCAACGTCGGTTCGTAA
- a CDS encoding alpha/beta fold hydrolase, with product MHKPGRLLRQLAFEVAAVLVVLSACSSGTQTTASQTAAAQQAPAKLHWATCDDVPNTQCAGLGVPVDPANPQGPKFALRIARVPALDPGRKKGVLIFLPGGPGAGIASILAGYLRKEHHVDELRREYDVVTFDPRGIGESNPIRCAPDAVPSPRPPSGQPPTADEFKAIADANAALFKSCVALTGELFRHLSAMDTAADVEQMRLALAPHQGLIAYGGSYGSAYGAAYLERYPDRVKAMVIDAVVDHSIDLAALSARNVASVGDSFDRFERWCNSDSSCALHGQNAGAVYDSITAKRPETRVLVAQFLAAGRDPDFGWPVIAKMMGQLSRGDTAMLKSLTQTGAAAMESASQDRSLRAGKNGLFPGVFCADYGPQNDYNALLPTAGALAAEAPRFVWKFWDPYPIAHASLGVPDCAGWPWPAINPPHKLDVGPHPNVMVANPIYDPATPLASAVNVWLQIPRARLLIADVDGHQSWLLSHCAFEAEWHFLDDPSSTPRTTLCPKKS from the coding sequence ATGCACAAACCCGGCCGTTTACTGAGGCAGCTCGCGTTTGAAGTTGCCGCCGTTCTCGTTGTTTTGTCGGCATGCTCGAGTGGAACGCAAACCACTGCCAGTCAAACGGCGGCGGCTCAACAGGCGCCGGCAAAGCTGCACTGGGCCACGTGTGACGACGTTCCGAACACGCAGTGCGCCGGTTTGGGCGTGCCGGTCGATCCCGCGAATCCGCAGGGCCCGAAGTTCGCGCTACGCATCGCGCGCGTGCCGGCGCTCGATCCCGGCCGCAAGAAGGGCGTGCTGATCTTTCTCCCCGGCGGCCCCGGCGCCGGCATCGCGTCAATTCTCGCCGGCTATCTGCGCAAGGAGCACCATGTGGACGAGCTTCGGCGGGAGTACGACGTCGTGACCTTCGATCCGCGCGGCATCGGTGAGAGCAATCCGATCCGCTGCGCTCCGGACGCCGTTCCGTCGCCGAGGCCGCCGTCCGGCCAACCGCCGACGGCAGACGAGTTCAAGGCGATCGCCGACGCGAATGCGGCGCTCTTCAAGAGCTGCGTCGCATTGACGGGCGAGCTCTTCCGGCACCTGTCGGCCATGGATACCGCGGCGGACGTCGAGCAAATGCGCCTCGCCCTCGCACCTCATCAGGGTCTGATTGCGTACGGCGGATCCTATGGCTCGGCTTACGGAGCAGCGTATCTCGAGCGCTACCCCGATCGCGTAAAGGCGATGGTGATCGATGCGGTCGTCGATCACAGCATCGACTTGGCGGCGCTATCGGCGCGCAACGTCGCGTCGGTCGGCGACTCGTTCGATCGCTTCGAACGCTGGTGCAACAGCGATTCCTCCTGCGCGCTGCACGGCCAAAACGCCGGCGCCGTCTACGACTCCATCACGGCGAAGAGGCCGGAAACGCGGGTGCTCGTGGCGCAGTTTTTGGCCGCCGGCCGCGACCCCGATTTCGGCTGGCCGGTCATCGCGAAGATGATGGGACAGCTCAGCCGCGGCGATACCGCGATGCTCAAATCTCTGACGCAGACCGGGGCTGCGGCCATGGAGAGCGCGTCGCAAGATCGGAGCCTTCGCGCCGGCAAGAACGGGCTTTTTCCCGGAGTCTTCTGCGCCGACTACGGACCGCAGAATGACTACAACGCGCTACTGCCGACCGCCGGCGCGCTGGCCGCCGAAGCGCCGCGCTTCGTCTGGAAGTTCTGGGATCCGTACCCCATCGCGCACGCCTCGCTCGGCGTACCGGACTGCGCGGGATGGCCGTGGCCGGCGATCAATCCGCCGCACAAGCTCGACGTCGGCCCGCACCCCAACGTGATGGTCGCAAACCCGATCTACGATCCGGCCACACCGCTGGCGAGTGCGGTCAACGTGTGGCTGCAGATTCCGCGGGCGCGCCTGCTCATCGCCGACGTCGACGGGCATCAGAGCTGGCTGCTCTCGCACTGCGCGTTCGAAGCGGAGTGGCACTTTCTCGACGATCCATCCTCGACGCCGCGCACGACGCTCTGCCCGAAGAAGAGCTAG
- a CDS encoding serine hydrolase domain-containing protein → MLSRRDMLRATAGIAAAGLMPSPTTAASSDAALFRELDKRIEAAMQRYHVPGVAVAVFYKGREYVRGYGKTSVDRPVGVDGDTLFRIGSITKTFTGTAMMRLVEQGKVNLDAPVRSYLPGLQLADESVARRVTVRQLLNHSAGWLGDDYVTYGSGDDALAKYVTGMRALPQLTPLGQILAYNNAAVDLAGRVIEVVTNAPYERAVELLVLRPLRLSHSGFFTESLTQYRIAQSHDVKNGKPLVDAASWNFPRSLNPTGGLISSARDQLRYARFHLDYPVMQKDPGPGGTLSFEVDGVCVTWWQRRTAEGVPVFAHMGSWGGQNADLLLVPARGFAMSILTNSTTGPMVIADIDRSGWALSRFAGLHNPPAVPKALSPSALAPYEGRYEGWIVPPDGSPEKPEKLAVELRREDGGLRAAGDLEISLAFYRNDYVVTTDAQGLSKRSDFVRGADGRVAWYRDNGRIFKRVG, encoded by the coding sequence ATGCTTTCGCGCCGCGATATGCTCCGCGCAACGGCCGGCATCGCCGCCGCTGGACTGATGCCTTCGCCGACGACCGCTGCATCCTCCGACGCGGCGCTCTTCAGGGAGCTCGACAAGCGCATCGAGGCCGCGATGCAACGCTACCACGTTCCGGGCGTCGCCGTCGCGGTTTTTTACAAGGGCCGCGAGTACGTACGCGGCTACGGCAAGACGAGCGTCGATCGTCCGGTCGGAGTCGACGGCGATACGCTCTTTCGCATCGGCTCGATCACGAAGACGTTTACGGGTACCGCCATGATGCGGCTCGTCGAGCAGGGGAAAGTAAATCTCGACGCGCCGGTCCGCTCGTATCTCCCGGGCCTCCAGCTCGCCGACGAATCGGTCGCGCGGCGCGTTACCGTGCGGCAGCTCCTCAACCACAGCGCCGGCTGGCTCGGCGACGATTACGTAACTTACGGATCTGGCGACGACGCGCTGGCAAAGTACGTCACCGGAATGCGCGCGCTGCCGCAGCTCACCCCGCTGGGCCAAATTCTCGCCTACAACAACGCCGCCGTCGATCTAGCCGGCCGCGTGATCGAGGTGGTGACGAACGCGCCATACGAGCGCGCCGTCGAGCTGCTCGTGCTGCGGCCGCTGCGCTTGAGTCACTCGGGCTTCTTCACCGAAAGCCTAACACAGTACCGCATCGCCCAGTCACACGACGTCAAGAACGGCAAACCCCTGGTCGACGCCGCGTCCTGGAACTTTCCGCGCTCGCTCAACCCGACCGGCGGCCTAATCTCCAGCGCGCGCGACCAGCTGCGCTACGCTCGATTTCATCTCGACTATCCGGTAATGCAGAAAGACCCCGGGCCGGGCGGAACGCTCAGCTTCGAAGTCGACGGCGTGTGCGTCACGTGGTGGCAGCGGCGCACGGCTGAGGGCGTCCCCGTATTTGCGCACATGGGGTCGTGGGGCGGGCAAAACGCGGACCTCTTGCTCGTTCCGGCGCGCGGGTTTGCGATGTCTATCTTGACCAACTCCACCACGGGCCCGATGGTCATCGCAGATATCGATCGCTCGGGTTGGGCGTTGAGCCGGTTCGCCGGACTGCATAACCCGCCGGCGGTTCCGAAGGCGTTATCGCCGAGCGCGCTCGCGCCGTACGAAGGACGCTACGAGGGCTGGATCGTACCGCCCGACGGGTCCCCAGAGAAGCCCGAAAAGCTCGCCGTCGAATTGCGCAGGGAGGACGGGGGCCTGCGCGCCGCCGGCGACCTCGAGATATCGCTGGCGTTCTACCGGAACGATTACGTCGTGACGACGGACGCGCAAGGTTTATCCAAGCGCAGCGATTTCGTGCGCGGTGCGGACGGACGCGTCGCCTGGTACCGCGATAACGGCCGAATCTTCAAGCGCGTAGGCTAG